In a genomic window of Sarcophilus harrisii chromosome 4, mSarHar1.11, whole genome shotgun sequence:
- the LOC116423436 gene encoding zinc finger CCCH domain-containing protein 13-like isoform X1, producing the protein MSPEIQDDRRQQTSVPRDDGRRQVRPQSPVIQDDRRQQTPLLRDDGKSQVRAQDDRRQQVPRDDGRYQVRPQSPRIQDDRRQETPVPKHDGRRQVRLQFPEIHDDRRQETPVLRDDGRHQVRPQDDRRQQTPVPREYERRQIRPQFPEIHDDRRQETLVPRNDGRCQVRSQFPEIHDDRKQETPVPRDDGTHQVRTQSPEIHDDTRQQVPRDDGRRQITPISHEIQDDRRQETPVPREYERRQIRPQFPEIHDDRRQETLVPRNDGRCQVRPQFPEIHDDTRQQVPRDDGRRQVRPQFPEIQDDRRQEAPVPRDDGTHQVRPQSPEIHDDTRQQVPRDDGRRQITPISHEIQDDRRQQVPRDDGRCQITPMSPEIQDDRRQQTLVPRDDGRLQVRPQDNRRQQTPVPRDDGRRQFRPQCPEIHDDTRQQVPRDDGRRQITPMSPEIQDDRRQQSSVPRDDGRRQVRPQSPVIQDDRRQQTPLLRDDGKRQVRAQDDRRQQVPRDDGRCQVRPQSPRIQDDRRQETLVPKDDGRRQVTPTSPEIQDDRRQETPVLRDDGRRQVKPQDDRRQQVPRDDGRSQVTPMSPEIQDDRRQQTPLLRDDGRRQVRPQDDRRQQVPRDDERCQVTPTSPEIRDNRRQQTSVPRDDGKLRVTPASPEIQDDRRQQVPRDDGRSQVRPQFPETHDDRRQQTPLLKDDGRRQVTLTSPEIQDDRRQQTPVPRDDGRCQVRPQSPEIHDDTRQQVPRDDGRRQVRPQDDRRQEVPRDDERHQVRPQSPIIQDDRRQQTPVPRDDGRRQVKPQTPEIHPNTQGSLVEIKDNPIHCDVYFLTKQKGNWLCYCIQDPSEQKDEQSRQNNASHSAFEDDQHGRHVGIFESTMEDPYQSHDWQSADDYSSERQQWGWEPVERSSGDYPIQEWEEEGDNPDEYIEPNREEYLTDEAYYPDLIWKSGDHQCSSCCTRKAYECQENIGNPQASPFFEDDF; encoded by the exons ATGTCTCCAGAAATACAGGATGACAGAAGACAACAGACCTCAGTACCAAGAGATGATGGCAGACGCCAAGTTAGGCCTCAATCTCCAGTAATCCAGGATGACAGAAGGCAACAGACTCCATTACTAAGGGATGATGGGAAAAGTCAAGTTAGGGCTCAGGATGACCGAAGGCAACAGGTACCAAGGGATGATGGGAGATACCAAGTTAGGCCTcagtctccaagaatccaggaTGACAGAAGGCAAGAGACCCCAGTACCAAAGCATGATGGGAGACGTCAAGTTAGGCTTCAGTTCCCAGAAATCCATGATGACAGAAGGCAAGAGACCCCAGTACTAAGAGATGATGGAAGACACCAAGTTAGGCCTCAGGATGACAGAAGGCAACAG ACCCCAGTACCAAGGGAGTATGAGAGACGCCAAATTAGGCCTCAGTTCCCAGAAATCCATGATGACAGAAGGCAAGAGACTCTAGTACCAAGGAATGATGGGAGATGCCAAGTTAGGTCTCAGTTCCCAGAAATCCATGATGACAGAAAGCAAGAGACCCCAGTACCACGAGATGATGGGACACACCAAGTTAGGACTCAGTCCCCAGAAATCCATGATGACACAAGACAACAGGTACCAAGGGATGATGGGAGACGCCAAATTACACCTATCTCTCACGAAATACAGGATGACAGAAGGCAAGAGACCCCAGTACCAAGGGAGTATGAGAGACGCCAAATTAGGCCTCAGTTCCCAGAAATCCATGATGACAGAAGGCAAGAGACTCTAGTACCAAGGAATGATGGGAGATGCCAAGTTAGGCCTCAGTTCCCAGAAATCCATGATGACACAAGACAACAGGTACCAAGGGATGATGGGAGACGCCAAGTTAGACCTCAGTTCCCAGAAATCCAGGATGACAGAAGGCAAGAGGCCCCAGTACCAAGAGATGATGGGACACACCAAGTTAGGCCTCAGTCCCCAGAAATCCATGATGACACAAGACAACAGGTACCAAGGGATGATGGGAGACGCCAAATTACACCTATCTCTCATGAAATACAGGATGACAGAAGGCAACAGGTACCAAGGGATGATGGGAGATGCCAAATTACACCTATGTCCCCAGAAATCCAGGATGACAGAAGGCAACAGACCCTAGTACCAAGAGATGATGGGAGACTCCAAGTTAGGCCTCAGGATAACAGAAGGCAACAGACCCCAGTACCAAGGGATGATGGGAGACGCCAATTTAGGCCTCAGTGCCCAGAAATCCATGATGACACAAGACAACAGGTACCAAGGGATGATGGGAGACGCCAAATTACACCTATGTCTCCAGAAATACAGGATGACAGAAGACAACAGTCCTCAGTACCAAGAGATGATGGCAGACGCCAAGTTAGGCCTCAATCTCCAGTAATCCAGGATGACAGAAGGCAACAGACTCCATTACTAAGGGATGATGGGAAACGTCAAGTTAGGGCTCAGGATGACCGAAGGCAACAGGTACCAAGGGATGATGGGAGATGCCAAGTTAGGCCTcagtctccaagaatccaggaTGACAGAAGGCAAGAGACCCTAGTACCAAAGGATGATGGGAGACGTCAAGTTACACCTACATCTCCAGAAATCCAGGATGACAGAAGGCAAGAGACCCCAGTACTAAGAGATGATGGAAGACGCCAAGTTAAGCCTCAAGATGACAGAAGGCAACAGGTGCCAAGGGATGATGGGAGAAGCCAAGTTACACCTATGTCTCCAGAAATCCAGGATGACAGAAGGCAACAGACACCATTACTAAGGGATGATGGGAGACGCCAAGTTAGGCCTCAGGATGACAGAAGGCAACAGGTACCAAGGGATGATGAGAGATGCCAAGTTACACCGACGTCTCCAGAAATACGGGATAACAGAAGGCAACAGACCTCAGTACCAAGAGATGATGGGAAACTCCGAGTTACACCTGCATCTCCAGAAATACAGGATGACAGAAGGCAACAAGTACCAAGGGATGATGGGAGAAGCCAAGTTAGACCTCAGTTTCCAGAAACCCATGATGACAGAAGGCAACAGACTCCATTATTAAAGGATGATGGGAGACGCCAAGTTACACTTACATCTCCAGAAATCCAAGATGACAGAAGGCAACAGACCCCAGTACCAAGGGATGATGGGAGATGCCAAGTTAGGCCTCAGTCCCCAGAAATCCATGATGACACAAGACAACAGGTACCAAGGGATGATGGGAGACGCCAAGTTAGGCCTCAGGATGACAGAAGACAAGAGGTACCAAGGGATGATGAGAGACACCAAGTTAGACCTCAATCTCCAATAATCCAGGATGACAGAAGACAACAGACCCCAGTACCAAGGGATGATGGGAGACGCCAGGTTAAACCTCAAACTCCAGAAATCCACCCCAATACTCAAGGATCACTGGTGGAGATAAAGGATAACCCAATACACTGTGATGTGTATTTTTTGACCAAGCAAAAAGGCAATTGGTTATGCTATTGTATCCAAGACCCATCAGAACAAAAAGATGAACAAAGCAGACAAAATAATGCTTCTCACTCTGCCTTTGAAGATGATCAACATGGCAGACATGTAGGAATCTTTGAATCCACTATGGAAGATCCTTATCAGTCTCATGATTGGCAATCAGCTGATGATTATTCCAGTGAGAGGCAACAATGGGGGTGGGAACCAGTTGAAAGGAGTTCTGGTGACTATCCAATTCAAGAGTGGGAAGAAGAAGGGGACAACCCAGATGAGTACATAGAACCAAATAGGGAAGAATATCTTACAGATGAGGCTTACTATCCCGATCTTATATGGAAATCAGGTGACCATCAATGCTCTTCATGCTGCACCAGGAAAGCCTATGAGTGCCAGGAGAATATTGGGAACCCACAGGCTTCTCCATTCTTTgaagatgacttctaa